From the Astatotilapia calliptera chromosome 6, fAstCal1.2, whole genome shotgun sequence genome, one window contains:
- the tmem184c gene encoding transmembrane protein 184C, whose translation MPCSCGNWRRWIRPLVVVLYILLLLVVLPLCIWELQKSKVGTHNKAWFIAGIFVFMTIPISLWGILQHLVHYTQPELQKPIIRILWMVPIYSLDSWIALKYPSIAIYFDTCRECYEAYVIYNFMTFLLNYLENQYPNLVLMLEAQEQQKHLPPLCCCPPWPMGEVLLLRCKLGVLQYTVVRPVTTIIALICQLCRVYDEGNFSFKNAWTYLVIFNNMSQLFAMYCLVLFYKALREELNPIKPVGKFLCVKMVVFVSFWQAVVIALLVKVGIISEKRTWDWQSVEAVATGLQDFIICVEMFLAAIAHHFSFTYKPYVQEAEEVSCFDSFMAMWDISDVRADISEQVRNVGRTVMGRPRKSYFNEAQSDGERSGLLSSASQDAITEAACNPVSPKGHYQGLGRTPAPHSLSAPAGLGSALWEEGCEARPEETQDEETTNQTKDPTEADLIVIT comes from the exons ATGCCGTGTTCCTGTGGGAACTGGAGAAGATGGATCCGGCCATTGGTCGTTGTGTTGTACATCTTGTTGCTCTTAGTGGTCCTGCCGTTGTGCATCTGGGAACTGCAGAAGTCAAAG GTTGGCACTCATAACAAAGCATGGTTCATCGCTGGGATTTTTGTCTTCATGACCATACCCATATCATTATGGGGCATCCTCCAGCATCTAGTGCATTATACTCAGCCAGAGCTTCAAAAACCTATCATCAG GATATTGTGGATGGTTCCAATCTACAGCTTGGACAGT tggATTGCACTGAAATACCCCAGTATAGCAATATATTTTGACACATGCAGGGAGTGCTACGAGGCGTATGTCATTTACAACTTCATGACGTTCTTGCTTAACTACCTGGAAAACCAGTACCCCAACCTGGTGTTGATGCTGGAGGCTCAGGAGCAGCAGAAACACCTGcctcctctctgctgctgcccACCGTGGCCAATGGGAGA GGTTCTGCTGTTGAGATGTAAGCTGGGAGTGTTGCAGTACACAGTAGTAAGACCTGTCACCACAATCATTGCTTT AATCTGTCAGCTGTGTCGAGTGTACGATGAAGGCAACTTCAGTTTCAAAAACGCCTGGACATACCTGGTGATCTTCAACAATATGTCACAGCTG TTTGCCATGTACTGCCTGGTGCTCTTCTACAAGGCTTTGAGAGAGGAGCTGAATCCAATCAAACCAGTCGGCAAATTCCTGTGTGTGAAAATGGTGGTGTTCGTCTCTTTCTG GCAAGCTGTGGTCATTGCTTTGCTGGTTAAAGTGGGCATTATCTCAGAGAAGCGCACATGGGACTGGCAAAGTGTGGAAGCTGTAGCTACTGGCTTACAG gattTCATCATATGTGTGGAGATGTTTCTCGCAGCCATTGCCCATCACTTTAGCTTCACCTACAAACCTTACGTGCAGGAGGCCGAAGAAGTGTCTTGTTTTGACTCTTTCATGGCAATGTGGGACATCTCCGATGTCAGAGCAGATATTTCTGAACAAGTCCGCAATGTTG GAAGAACAGTTATGGGTCGTCCGAGAAAGTCCTACTTCAATGAGGCGCAAAGTGATGGTGAGCGATCCGGCCTGCTCTCTTCTGCATCTCAAGATGCCATCACCGAAGCAGCTTGTAATCCAGTTTCTCCTAAGGGTCACTATCAGGGCCTGGGCAGAACCCCCGCTCCACACTCTTTGTCAGCACCCGCTGGGCTCGGCTCAGCCCTGTGGGAGGAAGGGTGTGAGGCTCGACCTGAAGAAACCCAGGATGAAGAAACTACCAACCAAACCAAAGACCCGACAGAGGCAGATCTCATTGTGATCACCTAG
- the prmt9 gene encoding protein arginine N-methyltransferase 9 codes for MLHFRNLGLVGDMFLSGLFSARTLVLLNAPLKHPGSLFLNISLWTKPAYRMPNTSTRQKHGRRTRRRRRADPARNELVSSSLESAQQCLFNQDYGTAFAHYLLVLNLAPVFKDFARESFRFTLFKWAEELDSLGRIQYLFDCYEQALELFPDDEVILNSMGEHLFRMGFRDEAAGYFHKALKMRPDYPEARENFYRVANWLVERWHFFMLNDHGRNQKYQQAIQKAVQKGCNTVLDIGTGTGILGMCAKKAGAAEVYACELSKTMYELACEVVSANGMDGSIKILHMKSLEMEVPKDIPHRVSLVVTETVDAGLFGEGIIESLIHAWHHLLLPPKRGENEFGEQSATGRVIPAGATVFGMAVECSEIRRHHRLCVTKVGGLSMAAAGELHSPVSCSSEPDDSMEPYTTERLSRLPGGYKPLTEPFTALNIDFNNVQELEGLSSREVQEIRLPVIQQGELDALAVWFQLHLDEENSLSTGPQEDTCWEQAIYPFHSAKGFVLKPRDELIVEVSCRDAYLRLCSVAVLRDGHKISLDKLMDSQYPVSNPNPEAELCSALACLQTDQSQARDFCMLECSEIALLNNQDYHQSFCTVLAKLISQLKVKCQNQERGSAFQPGPAVATRCASPFYVLDVSEGFSLLSLIAASQGHVKAFSSVEKKKQQEVLKRLARSNSVSEQHLEFWLNNTEDEQGMLQRPSREKLWSAIILDCVETCGLIRQKLMEKASLARCLLEEGGRIFPGKIVVYGMLVESETLLLESAVQGQEPTLGFNIAPFINQFTVPVHVFLDFSTLECRHLSESVELFVLNLMDANANYINREVKVQATSTGRITAIPFWYHIYLDEEISVSTLGQAAHWKQAAVVLQQPLEVRAGEWVRLAVKLHKSTISILAHIESTPQQME; via the exons ATGCTGCACTTTCGGAACCTTGGTCTAGTTGGCGACATGTTTCTTTCGGGGCTATTCAGCGCGCGGACACTTGTCTTGTTGAACG CACCACTTAAACATCCCGGTAGCTTATTTCTAAACATCAGCCTGTGGACAAAACCAGCATACA GGATGCCTAACACCAGCACACGGCAGAAGCACGGCAGGAGGACTCGAAGGCGCCGCCGAGCCGATCCTGCCAGGAACGAGCTGGTCTCCAGTTCTCTGGAAAGTGCCCAGCAGTGCTTGTTCAACCAAGATTATGGAACTGCGTTTGCACACTACCTCCTGGTGCTCAACCTCGCACCTGTGTTTAAGGACTTTGCAAGG gAGTCTTTCAGGTTCACTCTCTTCAAATGGGCAGAAGAACTGGACTCTCTGGGCCGCATTCAGTATCTTTTTGATTGCTATGAACAAGCTCTGGAACTTTTCCCTGATGACGAGGTGATCCTAAACAGCATGGGCGAACACCTGTTCAG AATGGGATTTAGAGATGAAGCTGCAGGTTATTTTCACAAAGCTCTAAAGATGAGACCAGACTACCCAGAGGCCAGAGAGAACTTCTACCGTGTGGCCAACTGGCTGGTGGAGCGCTGGCATTTCTTCATGCTCAATGACCACGGGAGAAACCAGAAGTACCAGCAAGCCATTCAGAAGGCTGTTCAGAAGGGCTGCAACACTGTACTTGACATAGGTACTGGCACTGGAATCCTTGG TATGTGTGCTAAGAAGGCAGGGGCTGCTGAGGTGTACGCCTGTGAGCTGTCAAAGACCATGTATGAGCTGGCCTGTGAGGTGGTGAGTGCTAATGGAATGGACGGCAGCATCAAGATCCTCCATATGAAGTCCCTAGAGATGGAAGTGCCAAAGGACATACCGCACAG AGTATCACTGGTGGTGACAGAGACAGTAGATGCAGGATTGTTTGGAGAGGGCATCATAGAGAGTCTGATTCACGCTTGGCACCACCTCCTGCTGCCGCCCAAG AGGGGTGAGAATGAATTTGGGGAGCAGTCTGCCACAGGACGGGTCATCCCCGCAGGAGCCACTGTCTTTGGTATGGCTGTCGAGTGCAGCGAGATCCGCCGGCATCACAG GCTGTGTGTGACAAAGGTGGGCGGTCTCTCCATGGCTGCAGCTGGAGAGCTCCACAGCCCAGTGAGCTGCAGCTCCGAACCAGATGACTCCATGGAGCCGTACACTACAGAAAGACTCAGCAGACTGCCAGGAGGATATAAACCTCTCACAGAGCCATTCACAGCCCTCAACATAGATTTCAACAATGTGCAG GAGCTGGAAGGTCTGAGCTCCAGGGAGGTTCAAGAGATCCGGCTGCCCGTCATTCAGCAGGGAGAGCTGGATGCTTTGGCAGTGTGGTTCCAGCTCCACCTGGATGAGGAGAACAGTCTGTCTACTGGACCCCAGGAGGACACTTGCTGGGAACAAGCCATCTACCCCTTCCACAGTGCCAAGG gtttTGTCCTGAAGCCACGAGATGAGCTGATTGTTGAAGTCTCCTGCCGAGATGCCTACCTGAGGCTCTGCAGTGTTGCTGTGCTGAGAGACGGCCATAAAATCAGTTTAGACAAACTAATGGATTCTCAGTATCCTGTTTCAAACCCAAACCCAGAGGCAGAACTGTGCAGTGCATTAGCATGTCTTCAGACTGATCAGAGTCAAGCGAGAGACTTCTGCATGCTGGAATGTTCGGAAATTGCGCTCCTGAACAATCAGGATTACCATCAGAGTTTTTGCACTGTGTTAGCCAAACTCATCTCCCAGCTGAAGGTTAAGTGCCAAAACCAAGAGCGAGGGTCGGCTTTTCAGCCCGGCCCCGCTGTGGCCACACGCTGCGCGAGCCCGTTTTATGTGCTTGACGTGTCGGAAGGCTTCTCTCTGCTCTCCCTAATCGCTGCCAGCCAGGGTCACGTGAAAGCCTTCAGCTCGGTGGAAAAGAAGAAGCAACAGGAAGTGCTTAAGAGACTGGCTCGCTCCAATAGTGTCTCGGAACAGCATTTGGAGTTCTGGCTAAACAACACGGAGGATGAGCAGGGGATGCTGCAAAGGCCTTCCAGGGAGAAGCTGTGGAGTGCCATCATCCTGGACTGTGTAGAAACCTGCGGCCTCATACGGCAGAAGCTGATGGAGAAAGCGTCACTGGCCAG ATGTCTGCTGGAGGAAGGAGGACGTATTTTCCCGGGAAAGATTGTGGTGTATGGTATGCTGGTGGAGTCTGAGACTTTGCTACTGGAAAGCGCTGTCCAGGGTCAGGAGCCCACACTTGGATTCAATATTGCTCCTTTTATCAACCAGTTCACT gTACCGGTCCATGTGTTTCTGGACTTTTCCACACTGGAGTGCAGACACCTCAGTGAATCTGTAGAGCTCTTTGTTCTCAACCTCATGGATGCCAACGCAAACTACATTAACAGAGAAGTCAAG GTCCAGGCTACATCTACAGGCAGAATAACTGCAATTCCCTTCTGGTATCACATCTACCTGGACGAAGAGATCAGCGTGAGCACCCTCGGCCAGGCTGCTCACTGGAAGCAGGCCGCTGTCGTTCTGCAGCAGCCCCTGGAGGTACGAGCAGGAGAGTGGGTCCGCCTCGCCGTGAAGCTTCACAAAAGCACCATCTCCATTTTGGCCCATATAGAAAGCACACCTCAGCAGATGGAGTGA